A part of Dreissena polymorpha isolate Duluth1 chromosome 13, UMN_Dpol_1.0, whole genome shotgun sequence genomic DNA contains:
- the LOC127854701 gene encoding uncharacterized protein LOC127854701 yields MTANNERLLTFNPDRTSQQTLSALSGLGQILSTVKQSQPTKRTTQNTNTRQNTPKACSQSDPGNQTASRLKVNTSISESSSSRHYSPGNQNSHLPKSGLVSDPVSSSPHQLIQGHHPGAVSKPDQIVKVKSSKKYSVNIECDQSICYITGICETASGELLITDWVNNKVKLLDQTYKVVAHCDLPGGFYFLSMCSIDSRLVAVTVDYKEVHFIRVINSSKLIKDRILKLEHDCKGIAHQHGNLYITDGEALYNYTVDGRLRRKMYQDESVTSCAVSPDGDKIYVTNNNSTQLVTLSRDGTVISTQTLPEVGPHMYRLPGLHVTDSGQVLVCGYSSHTVVQVDRDGRQILAEVVTENNCVFRPISVYYSKHTRSIIVGMWYNNDIIVFKEQ; encoded by the exons ATGACAGCAAATAATGAGAGGTTACTAACCTTTAATCCTGATAGAACCAGCCAACAAACCCTGTCCGCTCTATCTGGACTGGGACAAATACTGAGCACAGTTAAACAATCACAACCCACTAAAAGGACAACACAGAACACAAATACCAGACAAAATACACCTAAAGCATGCAGCCAGTCTGACCCTGGAAACCAAACAGCTTCAAGATTAAAGGTAAACACATCCATTTCAGAATCAAGTTCATCTAGACACTATAGCCCTGGAAACCAAAACAGTCATCTGCCCAAGTCAGGCCTGGTATCTGATCCTGTATCAAGCTCACCACACCAGCTGATCCAGGGACATCATCCAGGTGCAGTAAGCAAACCTGATCAAATCGTAAAAGTGAAGAGTAGTAAGAAGTACAGTGTAAATATTGAGTGTGATCAAAGCATATGCTACATAACTGGTATCTGTGAGACAGCTTCTGGAGAACTCCTCATCACAGACTGGGTAAACAATAAAGTGAAGCTCCTAGATCAGACCTACAAGGTGGTGGCCCACTGTGACTTGCCTGgtggattttattttttgtccaTGTGCAGCATTGACTCCCGTCTGGTGGCTGTTACTGTGGATTACAAGGAGGTCCACTTCATCAGAGTAATCAATAGTAGTAAGTTGATAAAGGACAGGATACTGAAGCTCGAACATGACTGCAAGGGTATTGCCCATCAGCATGGTAACCTGTACATTACAGATGGTGAAGCTCTATATAACTATACTGTGGATGGAAGACTCAGAAGGAAGATGTATCAGGATGAATCAG TGACCTCCTGTGCAGTGAGTCCAGATGGTGACAAGATATATGTGACCAACAATAACAGTACCCAGCTGGTCACACTGTCCAGGGATGGCACAGTGATCTCCACCCAGACTTTACCTGAAGTGGGCCCCCATATGTATCGACTACCTGGCCTACATGTGACAGATTCAGGACAAGTTCTTGTGTGTGGATACTCTTCACACACAGTAGTCCAGGTGGACAGAGATGGAAGACAGATACTGGCAGAGGTGGTCACAGAGAATAATTGTGTATTTCGCCCTATATCTGTCTACTACAGTAAGCACACACGCTCAATCATTGTAGGAATGTGGTACAATAATGACATTATAGTGTTTAAGGAACAGTGA